The following nucleotide sequence is from Corticium candelabrum chromosome 19, ooCorCand1.1, whole genome shotgun sequence.
CAGGCGCCATGCAGTCCGtataacattttgcttgtgccacagtgtttctgcatagtacATGGTtttgcagtctgacagcttgaattttcggtgtgcgaGGCTGAGGGGGTTGTTGCAGCTACAATCATTATACCGTCTTCaataaaacagaaatttggcgctccacGCTCCACGAAAATTTGCGAAGGGggacgtgcattgtccatgacagcgcgtctgtttgttggacgaagcgactgacctgtaagtacgcaaaTCTGGGGACGAGTTACATCTTTGCACCCTTTGtttacacaaatgcattgaaACCTTAACTGAGACCAGTGCGTTGGGCTAAATACCTCAgtgtatgcaaaacattatcacgtgacgagatatgaTTACATACCCCGACCGAGGGTTCtaagcactgtagtgcttctctattcattttgttATAGGGTCACCATGGGACATTATTTGAGCATTGGGCACAATAtgagcatggggcactattcgCGGAAATACAGTATACCTGACCTGTGATTCTGAGTACAAATTTGTACTCAAAATAATTGTGTTCCGCCTACAGAAGGCAATGCctactaataattaattaatatgtaattaataatactAAATGAATAATGaagtaattaatataaaatatgttgTTAATATCAAGTTGACCTGAGTAATAAATTTTCTGGTTACGCCTGTGCAGCACAAGTATTCAAAATCGCAATTCCAAATACGTAGTTTCAGGCCgattatatatacatgtaacactaaaaatatgtataaatatctactaagtcttaattaattaagtcaattaAGTGGCCTAGTTGAAATCAACCGGATGATGACTTCCTTCGGTCGCTTACTGTTTTTGCGATTTCGAGTGCAACTAGATTATTTCAGCTCTTACCTTGAAAGTTTGCTACCTCTCAGACTACATTCAGAGCCATATCTGCTACCGGGGCCTCTTTGGGACTCGGGTATTGGCCTACAGGACGCACTTCTTTTCGCTGTACCAAAGAAACGGACATCTCATTCAAAGAAGCGTACAAGACACGCTCATAAGTACCTAAAGAACATCACTCATATCGAGAAATGCAAGTGTGGACGAGCAATGCCGAAGTTGACGCATGTGCTATGTCCCGTATGTCTGAAAGAGGTCATGAAAGAGACAGCAGCGTTGAGGAGAGACAGGATCGGTTTACTAGTGAATGAATAGCTCATAGTGTAGATATTTAATGTACACATCAAACGCTTAGAGAAGTATTCTCAACCAGTAAAAGAAATAgtaaaattaatttgttttcttgtttgtcgcAGTTTTCTTCCCTCCGACCTTCTTGCCTTGACTTTTCTTGCCTCCAGAAGATAGAGTTTCCTCTCCTTTTGCTTTGGCTAGCCTTTGTTTCAGTGATAGCAATTTTTTGACTTCATCATCGATTGCTGCTTTATCTGCTTTATTGGCTTTCAGTTGACGAACCTTTGTGCCCTGCAACAGTGAATATATTGACTCGGAGTGGAGGGATCTAATCAAGTttagtgcacacacacacacacacacacacacacacacacacacacacacacacacacacacacagagtctgGATACAGAAATCCATTACAATCTTGAATACGACACTTTCATGTAACCAACCAGTTGATATGAAGACGACTATGGCAGCTTGTTAGAACAAGTGAACATGCGACACagaaacatatatatatatatatatatatatatatatatatataatatagcAGTACAGCTTCCATCTCACCTGTGCTTCAACTTCAGCTTCCAATTTCTTGGCATCTTCAGCATTTGCTGCAGATATGGTTGCCTGTCAATTCAACAGAATCATAATATAGCTCAATGGCTCAAGTCTCTGCCTACCAACCCACCCACAGCCCATCCACCCGACCATCTatccacccacccatccatccaCCCACCTACAGAATAATGATTACCTGTGATGTTACCTGCTTTCCTCCAAACTTTAATTTCAGCTCTTCTGCATGCTCTGGTTCAATCTTTTTGAATAGAGGAGATGGCTACAGTGTAGTGTATAACATCGATTTAGTTGTCGTGCAAACAATGACGTTATAGTGACAAATATGCATACTGTGCCAATTTTGTGTCCAGGAACTAGACAAGGAACAAAATGAGGTGGAATGACTGTCCTACTAGGTGGTGCCTGTATCAATCAATACAAAACATTCTCAATGTCCATGTGTACAGATagctagacaaacatacaaacatacaaacaaccacacaaacaaacacagacagacaaatagacagacaaacaaacagacaaacaaacacacagacaaacacacagacaaacaaagacaatcagacagacaaatacaaacaaatagatgaacaaacaaacagacaaaaagaacataaacagacattcgcacaacacacaaatatataagcacaagtacaaacaacacaagcaaacaaacactcagAAGTTAATCACCTGCAGTTGCTCCTGAATTGTTCGGCTAATGCTTGGCATATACGGCTCAATCAACACAGCCAACAACCACGACAAATTGACAGCGACTCCGATCACACATCCTGCACGACTTCTGCACATCAAACAAAACCGATTTCCACGAATGTCCAAACACATAAATGACTGGACAATCAACCTGTCATCATCTGATCCCTTGACCAACTCCCATGGTTTGTTGTCTTGAATGTAACCGTTTCCCAGACGAGATATTGCCAGCACGATTCTCAGACCGTCACGAAGTCTAATGATATAAACcttaaagtgtgtgtgtgtgtgtgtgtgtgtgtgtgtgtgtgtgtgtgtgctggtgtgtgtgtgtgtgtgtgtgtgtgtgtgtgtgtgtgtgtgtgtgttggtgtgtgtgctggtatgtgtgtgtgtgtgtgtgtgtgtgtgtgcgcgctggtgtgtgtgtgtgtgtgtgtgtgtgtgtgtgtgtgtgtgtgctggtgtgtgtgtgtgtgtgtgtgtgtgtgtgtgtgtgtgtgtgtttgtgtgtgtgtgatggtgtgtgtgtgtgtgtgtgtgctggtgtgtgtgtgtgtgtgtgtgtgtgctggtgtgtgtgtgtgtgtgtgtgtgtgtgtgtgtgtttgtgtgtgtgtgtgtgtgtgtgtgtgtgtgtgtgtgtgtgtgtgtgtgtgtgtgtgtgtgtgtgcgtgtgctggtgtgtgtgtgtgctggtgtgtgtgtgtgtgtgtgtgtgtgtgtgtgtgtgtgtgtgtgtgtgtgtgtgtgtgtgtgtgcgtgtgtgtgtgtgcatgcgtgcgtgtgtgcatgtgtgcatgcatgcttgtgtgtgtgtgtgtgtgtgtgtgtgtgtgtgtgtgtgtgtgtgtgtgtgtgtgtgtgtgtgtgtgtgtgtgtggtgtggtgtgtgtgtgtgtgtgtgtgtgtgtgtgtgtgtgtgtgtgtgtgtgtgtgtgtgtgtgtgtgtgtgtgtgtgtgtgtgtgtgtgtgtgtgtgtgtgtgtgtgtgtgtgtgtgttaacatGTAATGATGACGTATCTGTACACACCTGACGTGTTCCAAGTTGTCACAATATGAATGTAGTTGAGAGTTCACGCGCGCCACCAGATTACAATCAACATCATTTAGATTCATTGGCTGCACCGTGCTGTCAAAGAACTTCTGACAAAACGACAAAGCTCTACAGCAAGGAAACAATCAAGTGGACAATGAATGATCTTTGGTTGACATGGTCAATTACCTGTTGATAAAGTTTCCAAGATTATTGAGTAAGTCAGTGTTGTGTTTGAGGACAAAGTCAGACCAGCTAAATTGACTGTCCTATAAATTCAGGTAAGAATCATACCTGctactcacacgcacacacacacacacacacacacacacacacacacacaccacatgcaccacatgcacgcacgcatgcacacacgcatgcacacatgcacacacgcacatgcacacacacacacacatgcacacacacacacacacacacacacacacacacacacacacacacacacacaacacactacaactagtaaatgctcggttagcattgtgtttggcgagcgatggtgttctgtctttacatattcgcgtaacaatggttgtgttacgtagcaatagtttctgtcaaacaaacgcgaggactcagaaaacagactttcagttgctcttctatagtattttgcattcaattatctgattcagacattcaattatccgttgcttacggctgttgtgcaactaaataacttacatagtctgcggttgggcagctgctcaaatatcattattcatcagctgtatagacgcaataatttgtaattaatcttgactttagcgtgaatttttagcgtgtgttgtaggataatttcttttgcactaatcttggtgtcccacgtttccacggaggtctaactaagctgttgtgagcgaactaaatctacatatctaggaagcctacaacaacgccttgctccgtcaatggtggtgtaatccgcatactttgtaaatcgcgtgtcttgcgtgataccatgcatgcaacagtccatcatgggtcgtagcgggtttttagctaatcaagagctcgaatttcactacttcgccttccaacctttcttgaatcaatcatttattgttcagctgaaacgtgagtgagcatcatagaaagacgtcatgaaagaaatgtgcgactaaataattatttctatatttggtacttctaattaggacagaacatcggataattgaatgtcagataattgaatgcccaaatcagataactgaacgcccaattcggataattgcttgcctgaatcgggtaactgaacgccgagtttggataattgaacgcaaaatactatagttgtattcaattcttcgttcacgcttcaatcgtctcactcgtttactgagatagtcgcgtaacaatgattgcatagtcacgtgacaatggttgcgtagcaataatttctatcaaagtaacacGTTGGGGAAActcaaaaacagacttttctcttcttttagcttttccttttcattccgtttgtcccgaatcagtctcctttgctctttagtcgcgtaagagAGCAAAAttgagagtcgtttgactcttctcaccaagaaattacaattgagtcgacccctcaaaaggggtcccttgcttcaattttttagcacatatgttacggagtcaaaatagcattcatctggcatcgtcattttgtcgatttgtctttctgttttgccgtaaatccatatgacaagtgctgacgtacgtatataaatatataaatatataaatatataaatatataaatttaatatatctcgacctcaattgacatgacaagagaggcttgcttcgctcgccaataatgtattgtgagatgcatcaatccaatacaatagtctagtgtattgtgagatgcatcccttcaatacaacaggtctaatgtattgaaagATGCCTTCCTTCAATACAATCTAGTTTATTCAGCATCTTACCTGCTTCTCTGGTCGAATGTAAAGCAAATAGAAACGCCAAACATCTGCAGAAATGTCTGTTTTCATAGCACCATCGCCAAACACTCCAATTCCTCTACTCTTGGAAAACTTACCATCTTCATAGTTCAAATACTCTAGAAGAATACAACAAATGGTAAACACAAAAGTACAAAtttaaataacaaaaacagacagacaaatagacaaacagatgggcagacagacaaatggacagacagacagacacaaacaaaacaaccaacaaaATTAAAAGTAAATAAGAAAATAAGCACACAAAAAGTTGTAACcaaagaaaacaacaaaagtaTAAAAAACATTTAATGTAGTAGCTGTTCATTCTACAGTATGGCAAAAGCATACCAGTAGAACTGAGATGATTGACTAATGTGTAGTTGTCATCGGCACCGATCAGAGAGCAAGGAAAAATCACAGAATGAAATGGAACGTTGTCTTTGGCCATAAACTGATACAACTGCACCTATAATCACACAATAAATGCACAAATGgtttaaataataaatagtataATGTAGcaagagatgcatccctccaatacaatagtctagtgtattgtgagatgcatccctccacaatacagtagtctagtgtattgtgagatgcatccctccacaatataacagtctagtgtattgtgagatgcatccctccaatacaatagtctagtgtattgtgagatgcatccctccacaatacaatagtctagtgtattgtaagatgcatccttccaatacaatagtctagtgtattgtgagatgcatccctccaatacaagaGCATCTATTCAGGGAATAACAAACATTTTGTGGATTTTTCCACCATTGTTCCCACTGATCTGTGTAATTAGCAGCAATAGAAAGATacctacaaacaaactatAATTAGATCACTttgcactcacacactcacacacacacacacacacacacacacacacacacacacacacacacgtgggcgcacaaacagacagacagacagacagacagacagatagacagacaaagagatgaacagacggacggacacacacacacacacacacacacacacacacacacacacacacacacgtcataACATACCCTATCGGTGCATCAAACCAAACATAGAACACTTTCTCCTTGTATCCTTCAAGAGGAACTGGAGTGCCCCACTTCAGATCACGTGTAATACATCGAGGCTTGACGCCATCACGAATCCACGATCGAGTAATGAAGCGAGCATTTCCCGACCAGTGACCTTGCAGCACACAAAGTTCATGAAAATTACATACAAAGTCTACCAATATATTACAAAAAAACCACCTTCACTGATTGATTTCTCTGACCATTGTCTTAATGCAGGATCAAGCTAAATGCAACAATGGCAATAAAAGATCAAGGACGTCAAAAATAAATGTTATGAAACAAAGGAGTTGTAAACTATGTAAACACAAAGTGAAGTAAACTATGTGAACATCAACACAAAGTgctacacaaaaacaaacaagcaagcaaacaaatagacaaacagacagacagacagacaaacagacagtatttagtgcttagatggtgtctaatagttcaatgtttgaaaatatatgtaatgacaaacagacaaaccatcagacagacagacagacaaacagacaaacagacaaacaaactgacaaacagacagacagacaaacaaagaaacaaacagacagacagacagacaaacaaacagacaaacagacaaacaaatagacagacaaacagacaaacaaatagacagacaaacagacagacaaacagacagacagacagacagacagacagacagacagacagacagacagatttgttttattgtcatcaaacgtcactacttacatcacttgctgcagtactaaaagttctactttcctactgttcttcgttttaattaatgaatagaactatgaatggctttgtccatctctagcttgtcttgtccatccaaacaattcaatgaaagcctagatagctttcttaaaacaactctactgttacatttctgaataatcacagaaaatcttcttttccaatagcttctaaacgctgcttcatttttccttcccagcatgtctttggacttctttgcaagttcatttaaaaattcctctgctttgggtccccaacgaccaaagtgttcgaacaccagaggagtaacaaaaggcttagaaccatctggtaatgattctttgcgatactttacttccttccttgcctctcgttttgttgctgcatatccacatgtcgtggacgctcccttgatggtatctttgctccagggatgagccatagcaacatctatctcttttgttgttcctgagtctacgtcgtaaaatgtgatgtctggtctatcttcagtgtggatgtatctgtgtcttggctcaatctggtggcatatgagcaaatcgctgagacactcgctccatccagaaactagggtgttgtgcgtccagacaggacctcccccatacttacatgtaatcaagtgatatccttctctgtccagctctgctccacactcacattttacaaggagctgactgaatggcagacagacacccaaccTCAGACAAGACGCTAGACGAAATTCATTCTGCTTTAGTGCGTGCTTGTCTGAAGTGGGGACTGTTTCAAGCCATCCTCCcgcccctcgtccttgcaaGGATCTCATTCTTCCCGCGTCCTTTTCCTCAACTATTCTATTGGTAAATGTTGCTGCTTCCATGCAGGAAATGTCCGTTGATAAACGATGCTGTAGTTTCCTGGGGTTCTTGATCATCTCCTCTAGAGTGTGATATATaacttcttcttcatcgtccaAGTTTGACTTGGGAGGAAGATTAGACACTGCTTGATACAAGGTTGACCTTATGGTAGAGGAATCATTCTTAGGGCTGCTTTGATAGAGATTTTCTAAGTCCCGACACATTGATGGAAATCTGTTGGGGAGTTCTTTAAGTGAGTGTGCCCATGCTGCCAAAAATGCAGCAGGAGCTGTACCTCGAATTGACGTGAGCCCGAATCCACCGAATTTAATTTTCAGGGATGCTTGTTTCCACTtggtgacagacagacagacagacaaacagacagacagacaaacaaacagacaaacaaacagacaaacaaacagccagacagacagacagacagacaaatagaaaaacgaacagacaaacaaacaagtcaacaaccaaccaaccagacaaaatacaaacaatgtgACAAGCAAACATATACAATCCCATACAGACAGTAAGTATACTCACAAAACAGCTACTACACAAATAACCAGATCCAACAAACCCctgaaaatggacaaacacacagacagactgacaaaataCAATCAACGTTGTTTGTGTAAAGTTATGTTGTAAGCAATGAGAAAGTAATGAGAAACCTTTGTGAGATTGAGAAACAAATGATCTGATGACTTGACGACCGGTTGACTGCTGCAGAGTTTGCAGCGAGGAGACTACAAAGTACACACATATAAATAGTCCTACGTGAATGGTCACACTTTCAAGATAGAAATGATTGTACTATTAGTTCGGTTGCGTTTATCAGCTTCCCACATTTATCACATTGATCACCACGTGCATCCTGTGAAAAGACTCTGTTAGGAATGACATAGAAAAGACGATacaatacacatgcatacgcagacagacagacagacagacagacagacagacaggtagttaatttatggcgtcggccgtttgggccagactagaatgtagtagtgttgttctttgaaaatatatgtattgacagacagacagaaagacagccagacagaaagacagacagacagccaaacagccagccagccagacagacagacagagagacaccatataaactaacaaacaaaaaaacagagcCAATGTCATACTTCATAAGCGCACAAAGGACATATTCCCTCCACAAATCGATCGGCTAAAAACCTACAATAAACCACAAAAAATCAATGCCGACAGAGCCATCTACACGCCACAAACCAGGTAAGAAAAATAGAGAAGACATACATGTAAGTAGCAGTTGACTTGCCTGTCACATTTGCTGCACAGTAGTTGGTCTACAGATTCTTTTAAGAGATAGTCACGTTCATGAAGTCGCCAGAAGATGTCTTGTGCTATGCTATAGAGACGAAAAAATCAAATTCTAGTTGATTGTAGGCTTCTGACATACAGAGGGATTTGTATCAGCTGTACAGTGAGAAACTAACTATTTATCTATACGTCTATAACAGGAATGCCTACAACTTGCTTGCttgtccatg
It contains:
- the LOC134194502 gene encoding methionine--tRNA ligase, cytoplasmic-like, translated to MKLYVEPGDSSSLKCLAVVAVCDVHMEVIGVRQREAGNVLPYLERATFPILEYKPGELYLTANHICMLLWDVSGRKPTTQDEEWSSWEKNKLQLVVSGREDRLQDCLLQLDQQLQTQSYLTQDSLSVADLIVWSSLYVLLEADVSVFGDWALKYCHLHTWWEGLSSVETLQFAVRTFNSLNVGSLKSPSLSATSSEGDVTSHVTTEDIAAAVTAWNAGIGDVPLAAERKHPILPVKGKRNILITSALPYVNNVPHLGNIIGCVLSADTFSRYCRLRNYNSCYICGTDEYGTATETKAIEEGVTPQQICDKYFRIHKTIYEWFNIDFDSFGRTTTEMQTRIAQDIFWRLHERDYLLKESVDQLLCSKCDRFLADRFVEGICPLCAYEDARGDQCDKCGKLINATELISPRCKLCSSQPVVKSSDHLFLNLTKLDPALRQWSEKSISEGHWSGNARFITRSWIRDGVKPRCITRDLKWGTPVPLEGYKEKVFYVWFDAPIGYLSIAANYTDQWEQWWKNPQNVQLYQFMAKDNVPFHSVIFPCSLIGADDNYTLVNHLSSTEYLNYEDGKFSKSRGIGVFGDGAMKTDISADVWRFYLLYIRPEKQDSQFSWSDFVLKHNTDLLNNLGNFINRALSFCQKFFDSTVQPMNLNDVDCNLVARVNSQLHSYCDNLEHVRLRDGLRIVLAISRLGNGYIQDNKPWELVKGSDDDRSRAGCVIGVAVNLSWLLAVLIEPYMPSISRTIQEQLQAPPSRTVIPPHFVPCLVPGHKIGTPSPLFKKIEPEHAEELKLKFGGKQVTSQATISAANAEDAKKLEAEVEAQGTKVRQLKANKADKAAIDDEVKKLLSLKQRLAKAKGEETLSSGGKKSQGKKVGGKKTATNKKTN